The proteins below are encoded in one region of Phaeodactylum tricornutum CCAP 1055/1 chromosome 3, complete sequence:
- a CDS encoding predicted protein, whose translation MNNTMAPIIYQDVKLNRKRSGKGHKKKELCTNAPIFLRIPVITLLLHVSLGHSAQADENPSPWFFFTVLGWWPTVQSDDGFTFVVKDTDKFALEVIPEFFKHNNFSSFVRQLNFYGFRKIKSDPLRIKEAEMSEESKFWKFRHEKFQRGRPDLLGEIRKSNHNESADKQEVEHLKGEVDQLRAHLSVMNREIDKLTNVVGSLMTNHQIQQNYAYDSKKRKLVDGPDAVISNLGGEGDVSDSFLLAPLPVESQSSRAATMISDLVKDPNIDPFASEIQPALNQPDTYAESRKGPNFTSQDEEMLASLFALDHNDDIDVLGHSAPAATVSGETGGSNSPAANHADAQLVEKLRASLGNLPKDMQRLLVDRIVKSIESPDQFQKQIDAMTSLAATAASEAQRRLLSSGKPQTDPKSVPLASAVLGAYLSGLSSVPDSSEQHARASPDIAPVAENSLMLH comes from the exons ATGAACAATACGATGGCTCCCATCATCTATCAAGATGTCAAATTGAATCGAAAGAGGTCCGGTAAAGGCCACAAAAAGAAGGAGCTGTGCACCAACGCGCCAATCTTTTTGAGG ATACCTGTGATTACTCTATTGCTTCATG TGTCATTGGGACATTCGGCTCAGGCGGATGAGAATCCTTCGCCATGGTTTTTTTTTACTGTTCTTGGATGGTGGCCGACGGTCCA GAGCGATGACGGTTTTACGTTTGTTGTGAAAGACACCGATAAGTTTGCTTTGGAAGTCATCCCTGAGTTCTTCAAACACAACAATTTCTCGTCATTTGTTCGCCAATTGAATTTTTATGGCTTCCGGAAAATCAAGTCGGACCCTCTTCGAATCAAGGAGGCTGAAATGAGTGAAGAATCAAAGTTCTGGAAATTCCGTCATGAAAAGTTCCAGCGTGGGCGTCCTGATCTTCTCGGGGAGATACGCAAGTCCAATCACAACGAGTCTGCCGATAAGCAAGAGGTCGAGCATCTGAAGGGGGAGGTTGATCAACTCAGAGCGCATCTTTCTGTGATGAATCGCGAAATTGACAAACTTACAAATGTAGTTGGTAGTCTTATGACGAATCACCAGATTCAGCAAAATTACGCATATGACtcgaagaagcgcaagcTTGTAGATGGTCCGGATGCAGTCATATCGAACCTAGGAGGTGAAGGAGATGTTTCGGATTCTTTTCTGTTGGCTCCGTTGCCTGTTGAGTCGCAGTCCAGTAGGGCGGCGACGATGATAAGTGACCTTGTGAAGGATCCGAACATTGATCCTTTTGCGAGTGAGATCCAGCCTGCGCTCAATCAGCCAGATACATACGCAGAGTCAAGAAAGGGCCCTAATTTCACCTCGCAAGATGAAGAAATGCTAGCTTCTCTTTTTGCTCTTGATCACAATGATGACATCGATGTGCTGGGGCATAGCGCGCCAGCAGCCACGGTGTCCGGGGAAACGGGTGGCTCAAATAGCCCGGCAGCAAATCACGCTGACGCGCAGCTTGTAGAAAAGCTTCGTGCTTCGCTTGGCAATCTTCCGAAAGACATGCAAAGACTTTTAGTCGACCGAATTGTGAAGAGTATCGAAAGTCCCGATCAATTTCAGAAGCAGATTGACGCAATGACTTCTTTGGCGGCAACTGCGGCCAGTGAAGCACAAAGACGCCTGTTGTCGTCGGGAAAGCCCCAGACGGATCCGAAGAGTGTTCCGCTGGCATCCGCTGTTTTAGGGGCCTATCTTTCAGGACTTTCTTCCGTCCCCGATTCTAGTGAGCAGCACGCGAGAGCTTCGCCTGACATTGCTCCTGTCGCTGAGAATTCATTGATGCTGCATTGA
- a CDS encoding predicted protein → IVPPTNSPTVAPSLSPTRQPTVAPTADPTAPPTPFPTYQPTGFPTLAPTKRPTSAPTPSPTERPTLSP, encoded by the coding sequence ATTGTGCCGCCAACAAACAGCCCTACAGTAGCTCCATCGCTTTCCCCGACCAGGCAACCGACAGTGGCTCCCACAGCCGATCCCACAGCGCCACCAACTCCTTTTCCGACGTACCAGCCTACTGGATTTCCAACGTTGGCTCCGACAAAGCGACCGACCTCGGCACCAACGCCATCACCTACGGAGAGACCTACTTTGTCGCCG
- a CDS encoding predicted protein has protein sequence MKAATRRYAWSTVLILVVGRSFGWNWNPADDHPCNIVRLSFTDLYQRFGPDGVPPLHHEPLILVPDASVPGRNAYFRQRTLLQALPQNFEPNFLVTLSSSNSLSEHRRTVALKTYLNETVAKGETFPDRPSNESWYLFGETYSDEWKTLLKDYELPPCRTCTDEWVALSFGIGNRGSGVQWHVHGPGFSEAVHGRKHWILYPPYRKPVHDKDQSSRQWMEYVYAAASARPYECSRKYPCNASTNVSGYNIQSQ, from the exons ATGAAGGCCGCGACGCGTCGTTATGCTTGGTCGACCGTACTGATCCTTGTCGTAGGGCGCTCATTCGGGTGGAACTGGAATCCCGCTGACGACCATCCCTGCAACATCGTCCGTCTTTCGTTTACAGATCTTTATCAGCGCTTTGGACCGGACGGTGTGCCACCTTTACACCATGAACCTTTGATTCTCGTTCCCGACGCATCCGTCCCTGGACGGAACGCTTACTTTAGACAACGTACCCTCCTCCAAGCCCTTCCGCAAAATTTTGAGCCAAACTTTCTGGTAACGTTATCCAGTTCCAACTCCCTGTCGGAACATCGGCGAACGGTTGCTCTAAAGACGTACTTGAACGAGACGGTCGCTAAGGGTGAGACCTTTCCGGATCGACCTTCTAACGAAAGCTGGTACCTGTTTGGTGAAACCTACTCGGACG AATGGAAAACGTTGCTGAAAGACTACGAGTTACCGCCCTGTCGAACTTGTACGGACGAATGGGTGGCACTCTCGTTCGGCATTGGCAACCGTGGGTCCGGAGTCCAGTGGCACGTTCACGGACCAGGCTTTTCCGAAGCCGTACACGGTCGCAAACACTGGATTCTCTATCCGCCATACCGCAAACCAGTGCACGATAAGGATCAGAGCAGTCGACAATGGATGGAGTACGTCTACGCTGCGGCATCTGCCCGGCCGTACGAATGTTCCCGTAAGTACCCGTGCAATGCGTCCACCAATGTTTCGGGATATAACATTCAATCTCAATGA
- a CDS encoding predicted protein, with protein sequence MNRNCIYDLSDYESSSIEEDLVSRNSSTSCSLSADLTASGLTCWLLKFLRDEADKTTTGTAGGFDTDRAAALIQRTYRRRRHAGNTSNITSVNGNVAVAAVSNHLVDEASPAVRNATLDSADGEDADAPNIIEATDRENTEHTEEGSERSISEATGLLDTKEKEQEEEEKPIEKSHHWKIAAIAGTFIGAMSLGLKALQTDSPVDEDDLVAAVALFKGAGGIAGGAGGGGAGGAAAGGGTSAIAAAGGGGGAGGAAAAATSGGGVGGTAAGGGAANVAQMQQALQTMAVAASQNAANSVAAGAGAAANPAAAAAAAASSGASSTTVVAATVVAVTAAAVTTGVTVSSRESRSAAEAVRYCPGIAEFDVLPGRMDIDFLGMNDTLSFDEAGLMEDLFTEAYHSVMGNCTGEYKRLIVETVVSCNSEDQCCERVNTVFGEVTRCQFNTEVHCVGCWKREPMFLDSTELESLESDPTTDEGLARSLLGIMKHRSQPKMFASSQDFGDAWVRSLQSPESLALIEAVLDAIKIRSHKSGCSIWSGKHTLRR encoded by the exons ATGAATAGGAATTGCATCTACGACCTTTCGGACTATGAGTCCTCATCAATAGAAGAGGACTTAGTATCACGGAACAGCAGCACTTCTTGCAGTTTATCCGCCGACCTGAC GGCTAGCGGACTTACTTGTTGGCTCCTCAAATTTTTAAGGGACGAGGCGGACAAAACAACGACTGGAACTGCGGGTGGATTTGATACTGACCGCGCAGCAGCTCTGATCCAACGGACATATCGACGGCGCCGACATGCTGGGAATACGAGCAACATCACCAGCGTTAATGGGAATGTTGCGGTTGCCGCTGTATCGAATCATCTTGTGGACGAAGCATCTCCAGCAGTCAGAAACGCAACTTTAGACAGTGCGGATGGCGAGGATGCCGACGCGCCGAATATAATAGAAGCCACTGATCGCGAAAACACAGAACATACGGAAGAGGGTTCGGAGCGTTCTATATCCGAAGCAACGGGGCTCTTAGATACAAAGGagaaagaacaagaagaggaagaaaaaccGATTGAAAAGTCGCATCACTGGAAGATTGCAGCAATTGCTGGGACGTTCATAGGGGCAATGTCTTTGGGGTTAAAAGCGCTCCAGACGGATAGTCCTGTCGACGAGGATGATTTGGTCGCAGCGGTCGCACTGTTCAAGGGTGCCGGAGGAATTGCTGGAGGTGCAGGCGGTGGAGGAGCCGGCGGTGCTGCCGCTGGAGGAGGGACTTCTGCTATTGCCGCTGCCGGAGGAGGCGGGGGAGCAGGAGGTGCAGCCGCTGCCGCTACAAGCGGAGGGGGAGTTGGCGGCACCGCCGCAGGGGGAGGTGCCGCGAACGTTGCACA AATGCAGCAAGCGTTACAAACTATGGCTGTGGCGGCTTCACAAAACGCCGCTAATTCTGTTGCAGCAGGCGCCGGTGCGGCGGCCAATCCCGCTGCAGCGGCCGCGGCCGCGGCTTCAAGTGGTGCGTCAAGTACTACTGTTGTCGCCGCCACTGTCGTGGCTGTTACGGCAGCTGCCGTCACGACTGGAGTAACGGTGTCGTCTCGGGAGTCCCGGAGCGCAGCGGAAGCTGTACGCTATTGTCCGGGCATTGCCGAATTCGACGTGTTGCCGGGGCGTATGGATATAGATTTTCTGGGAATGAATGACACCCTCTCCTTCGACGAAGCTGGCTTGATGGAGGATCTTTTCACGGAGGCTTACCATAGCGTAATGGGAAATTGTACCGGGGAGTATAAACGACTGATTGTGGAGACAGTAGTCTCATGCAATAGTGAAGACCAGTGTTGTGAACGTGTGAATACAGTGTTTGGTGAGGTGACGCGATGTCAGTTCAACACAGAGGTTCATTGCGTTGGATGCTGGAAGAGAGAGCCGATGTTTTTGGATTCTACCGAGCTCGAATCGCTCGAGTCGGACCCAACCACGGATGAGGGCTTGGCGAGAAGTTTGCTGGGAATCATGAAACACCGCTCGCAGCCTAAAATGTTTGCGTCATCGCAAGATTTTGGCGACGCATGGGTTCGAAGTCTCCAGAGCCCAGAgtcgttggcgttgattgAAGCTGTTTTGGATGCCATC AAAATCAGATCTCACAAGTCAGGTTGTTCGATATGGAGCGGCAAGCATACTTTGAGGCGATAA